The genome window GACGCCCATCGTGGGAGTCACCTTGTTTATATTGCCAGTGAGCAGCAACACCTAATTCAGCGATGCGGTGCATCTCATGAGTTCGAATTTGAATTTCGATTCGGTGGTTCAAGGGACCAATAACAGTCGTGTGAATTGATTGATAACCATTGGGTTTTGGGGTTGAGATAAAATCCTTAAATCTTCCCGGAACAACAGAATAGTAACTATGGATGATTCCGAGAACGCGGTAGCATTGCTCAACGCTATCGACAGCAATCCGAAAAGCCATAATATCTGAAAGCTGTTCAAAAGCGATGTTCTTAGACTGCATTTTGATCCAGATTGAATAGGGCGTTTTCTCCCGACCAGTGATGCTGCTATCGATCCCTGCTTCGTTCATGACTTCTTTCAATTCGGCCAAGATTTTTTCAACAGGATTTTCCGTGGTCTCATGCAAGAATTTCAAACGACTCATAACGGATTCACGGGCTTCTGAATTCAACTCGGCAAACGCTAAATTCTCCAACTCATCCTTAAAGCTTTGCATTCCCATACGTTCCGATAAAGGAACATAAATATCCATTGTTTCGCGGGCTATGCGGCGTCGTTTTTCAGGCGAAGGGATAAAGTGAAGAGTGCGCATATTGTGCAAGCGATCCGCAAGTTTCACAAGTAAAACGCGAATGTCCGTAGACATTGCCAACACAAGCTTTTGAAAGTTTTCAGCCTGTTGAGTCTTTTCTGACTGCAGCTCAAGGAGGGAGATCTTGGTCACACCGTCAACCAAGTTTGCAATCTCTGGGCCAAACAACGCTTGAATTTCCTCTAAGGTTGCAAGCGTATCTTCTACAGTATCATGAAGTAAGGCTGTTACGATCGAATAGCAATCTAAGTGGAGATCAACAAGGAGCGAAGCAACTTCAAGGGGATGGGAAAAATAGGGATCGCCAGATGCGCGCACCTGGGAGCCATGAGCTTTCATAGAAAATACGTAGGCGCGGTTAAGGAGATCCTCATCTGCACTGGGATCATATGACTTTAGACGTTCAACCAACTCAAATTGACGAATCACGGTATGCCTTTACCAGGGGGTTAAGTTTCAAGCATTCGAAGCCAAGAAATACGATAATTCCTGTCGTCTCAATTCTTGTGCTTGCGTCCCTAAACTATAACTCTGTGTCTTCCTTAATGTCCAAATGACTAGCCGCCTCAGCTTCTTCCATTTGCGAAGAAAGAATATCTTCTTCTTCGTCTTCATCTTTGTCTTCATCTTTGTCGGCGTTCTTCTCTAAAAATCCGTCTGTCAAAGATCCGTGGTCAGCTTGTAGAGCCTTTTCCAACTCCGTATCAAGGTCTTCTGTTTCATCACGAAATCCATGGCGTTGCATGCTCTTGATGAGGTTTTCTCTTAATATTTCCAAGGAAATTGTTTGCTCTGCAATTTCGCGTAAACCCACAACAGGATTCTTGTCCTTGTCTCGATCGACAGTCAAATTTGAACCTGCAGAAATCTCACGTGCTCGACGGGCCGCCAATAAGACCAACTCAAATCGGTTGGGAACAACTTCAACACAATCTTCAACTGTAACGCGTGCCATTCGATAAGGTCTCCTTATAAAGCTGCAAA of Alphaproteobacteria bacterium contains these proteins:
- the rpoZ gene encoding DNA-directed RNA polymerase subunit omega, whose translation is MARVTVEDCVEVVPNRFELVLLAARRAREISAGSNLTVDRDKDKNPVVGLREIAEQTISLEILRENLIKSMQRHGFRDETEDLDTELEKALQADHGSLTDGFLEKNADKDEDKDEDEEEDILSSQMEEAEAASHLDIKEDTEL